The genomic segment ATGACGGCAAGGTACGGAATCAATTTATAGAACTCGAATGCTTTTGCTTCGACGACGTCACCAGAACCAGACACGAATGCGAGTAGGATGACCGTCAAGATGGCAGCCGGGAGAACGATCATGAAGTTCGTTCGGAATTTATCGCGCATGTTCGTTTTTTGTGTCCGAACGGCAGCAATCGTCGTATCGGAAATGAATGACAAGTTATCTCCGAACATCGATCCACCAACGACAGCTGCCGCTGCGATGGCAACATTGATACCTGTCGCTTCATGAATACCGAAGGCGATGGGAGCAAGTGCAGCAATCGTTCCAGTTGATGTTCCCATTGCCATCGAAATGAAGGCGGCGATGATGAACAGACCACTCATGAGGAGCGAGGGAGGCAAGAACGTCAAGGCAGCATTAACGGTTGCATCGATTGCACCGATCGCTTCTGCAGTACCAGAAAACGTACCGGCTAATAAGAAGATGAAGACCATGATCATGATATCAGGATTCCCGGCACCAGTCGCAATCCGTTCGACGGTCTGGTTGATACTCCCTTTCGTTGTGATTGCAGCAAAGATTAAAGCGATCAAAGCGGCGATAAGAATCGGGAATTTGTAAAAGTCGTCATAAAAGATTCCGGCACCGATAAAGAGGACCAGGAATACGACGAGAGGAAGCAGTGCCCATTTGTTAGGCGTAATCGTTTCATTCATTGTTGACACCTCGTTTCTCAAAAATACAAAAAAAGACCCCTTCGCAAGAAAGAAGGAGGTCTTTATAAAATAAAGACGCTCTTCTTATCTCTCAAGCTTTCGCTTGCTGGATTTGGCACAGTACGAATCAAATCGTCCGCTGCCGAAACATCATCGGGCCAGTCCCTCCGTTTCTCGCGATAAAAAGAAGTCATTCAATTGTTGTAAAACACGTTTCTTACCGTACCGCATTGAGTAACGCGTGTCAACTGTACTTTACTGAAGTGCTTGTTTCAATGTCTGGACGTTTTCTTCCATCAATTTGAAATAAGAACTGTTTTGTTGCGTTTTCGTGACCGACTCTAGGTTATGAATCGTCACGGATTCAGCTCCGATTTCTTTTTGGATGACGCGCGCGACCTTCGGGGAAACAGTCTCTTCGAATGCGATATATTTCAAATCATGCATGCGTGCTTCTTTCACTAAAGCAGCCAGTTGCTTTTGTGAGGGTTCATCGGAAGGAGAAATTCCGGCGATTGGAAGTTGCGTAAATCCGTACCGTTCTGCAAGATAACCATAAGCGGCATGCGTGACAAGCAATTCTTTTTTCGATCCGTCAGCGACGGCTTGCTTGAATTGTTCGTCTAACTCATCAGCTTGTTGGTCGAAGGCTTCTAAGTTTTTCTCGAATGTTGCTTTATCTTTTGGTGCTTCTTTTGATAGAGCAATTGTAATCGAACGTGCCATTGCTTTCGCGTTGATAGGATCGAGCCAGACGTGTGGATCATATTTTCCATGATCATGTCCTTCTTCTTCATGCGCATGTTCATCCGTTGCGTGATCATCATGTCCTTCTTCTTCATGAGCGTGAAGCGTAGCATCCGATTCTAGTAAGGTAACGTCTTTACTCGTCTCAATGAAACGGACGTCCGTGCCTTTTAAGCTCTCTTGGATTTTTTTCGAATACGGTTCGAGTGTCGTACCTGTCAAGAGGAATAGGTCACCTTTAGCGATTTCAGTGAGTTGCTTTGAGGTGGGTTCATAAGAGTGAGGGTCTGCTCCAGGTGGGACGATCATCTTGACGCTGACTTGATCACCGCCGATTTCACGAGCAATAGCAGCGGTTGCGAACGTTGATGTATAAACTTCTGTCTGTTTGTTATTTGAAGTCGACGAATCGCTGTTTGAGCCGCAAGCTGCGAGGAGACTTGCACTCGCAAATGCGACCGTTAGAGCGGGAATGACTTTTTTCATTATGTGTTACCTCCGTTTTTAAAACGTAATTGTTCCGATTTGGACTTTTTCACTATAGCGGAACGTACGGGAGGCGTCAAGTAGGAATACCGAGACGTTCGACTTCTTTTAAAACGGGGTAAAAGAGTAATAAAGTGAAGAAACTGGTACGTCTTATTGGAGGTGATCAAGTGAAACGTGAAACTGCATGGCTAATGGGGGGAGCTGCATTATTGACGACGGCAGCAGCGGGAGCAAGCATTTGGAACAATTATGGGGCACTGCTTCGATGGACTGAACCCGCCTTGCCACTCACAGAAAAACAACTCGCACCGCGGACGCTCACCTACAAACAAGTGGGAGACCGCACCTTACAACTCGATCTCTATTATCCGCCAGGAGAAGGACCGTTTCCGGTCGCAATCTACGCGCATGGTGGCGCATTCGTTCGTGGTGAGCGCGAGGACATGTTCTGCTTTAGCCCAATCGTTGATCGCCTACTTGAACTCGGAGTTGCCGTTTGTAGTATCGATTATCGTTTGTTCGAAGACGGCAGTTATTTTCCGGATAACTTGGAGGATGTACGGGATGCGCTATGCTTTTTAAACAAGGAAGCAGAGGATCTCCGTATTCTAAGAGGACGAATGATGGTATGGGGAGACTCAGCCGGAGCTGCACTTATGCTGACGACGGCACTTGCTCCAACTGCTTTCGTCGGGGAGCGCGATGAAGGACACATGCCATTGATCAGTGGTGTCATCGCTTTATATCCACCGACGAATTTTTTATTGTTTAATTTCATTCAGACTTGGATCGCTCACATTAAGTTTTATAAAGGTGGACGGGAAGAATGGCGCAAACTTATGACCCACGTTTCACCCGTGACGCATCTCTCATCAGACGCCCCACCAATCATGCTCCTGCATGGCAAAAAAGATCCAATCGTTCCCTTTTCACAAGCGCTCCATTTCGTTGAGAAGGGAGCCGATGTAGGAGCGGATGTCCGTTTGTTTTCTTTTCCGAATGGTACCCACTCACTTGCTAGTTTTGCACAGACCGAAAATCCATTAAAGATTGAGCGACTGCTCGAACGAATTGAACGATTCACCTGTCAGGTGTTGTTATTGCCACCGCGACAACTTTCAAGTGAAAAACATGATACAATCAGTCATATTTCTTGAATGAAGGAGACAGAGACATGACTGAAATTTGTTTAGTGCGGCATGGTCAGACGGATTGGAACTTAAATGAACGGATCCAAGGAAGAGAAGATATTCCATTGAATGCAACAGGAAGAAGACAAGCGGAGCTAAGCGCCGCTTATCTAGCAAATGAGGAGTGGGATGTCTTATTAGCAAGCCCGTTATCGCGTGCCGTTGAGACAGCTGAAATCATCGGTCGTGCTGTCGGATTGACGATCACAGCGACGGATGACCGACTCGTTGAACGCGAGTTTGGTGCAGCTTCCGGTGAGCCGGTCGCAGCGATTTATGAAGCGGTTCAAGCGAACGATACGAACCTCGTTCCGGGTCTTGAGACGGAACAAGCGATTCAGGACCGCGTGTTCGAAGCGTTACAGGAAGTGACGCGAGTGCATGAGGGCAAACGCATCTTAATCGTTTGTCATTCACATACGATCAAGGCAGCCTTATCATCGATTGATGAGACGTTCAGTTACCGGACACCGTTAAAAAACGCGTGTGCGAATTATATCCACTATACGGATCACTATACGATTGATCGAATTAATGTAGCGGATCACATCACGGATGAAGTTGAGAAACCTTAAGAAATCGGTGCTTCCGGATGTTCTGCTAAATACTGTTTGAATGTTTCCTTCGCAATGCTCGTAATATGCGCGCCACGTTTTGAACGACGATCCTTGTACTCTTGGACGAGCTCCTCGCCGGCGAATCCGTCCTCGACGACTTCGCGTAAGATTGATTCGGATAAATCATTCTTCATCATGACCATCTTACCGGTGAAGACATACGAGACGTGTTCGCTTAAGGCAGTCCGTTCAAGGGGCGTGACGATCATCGCAGCAGGATCATTATCAGGTCGTGAGATCGTGATTTCAATTAAAGCACGTAAATGTTTTGTGAACAATTCATCGACGATTGGCTGATCGCTAGAGGGTACGACGATTTCTGCAACCCATTGTGCTGTCTGTTCGGTGCTGACCGTCAACCCGTCCTGAATGGCGACAGGAATCGTTGTATCGCGCCCGGATTCATCCATTAAAATGCGTAATGTGCATAATTTAAAGGTTTTCATGAAAAAATTGCCCTCCCTTGATCGCTTACGATTTTTCTACAGTA from the Exiguobacterium sp. BMC-KP genome contains:
- a CDS encoding YwpF family protein, whose amino-acid sequence is MKTFKLCTLRILMDESGRDTTIPVAIQDGLTVSTEQTAQWVAEIVVPSSDQPIVDELFTKHLRALIEITISRPDNDPAAMIVTPLERTALSEHVSYVFTGKMVMMKNDLSESILREVVEDGFAGEELVQEYKDRRSKRGAHITSIAKETFKQYLAEHPEAPIS
- a CDS encoding histidine phosphatase family protein, with translation MTEICLVRHGQTDWNLNERIQGREDIPLNATGRRQAELSAAYLANEEWDVLLASPLSRAVETAEIIGRAVGLTITATDDRLVEREFGAASGEPVAAIYEAVQANDTNLVPGLETEQAIQDRVFEALQEVTRVHEGKRILIVCHSHTIKAALSSIDETFSYRTPLKNACANYIHYTDHYTIDRINVADHITDEVEKP
- a CDS encoding alpha/beta hydrolase; translated protein: MKRETAWLMGGAALLTTAAAGASIWNNYGALLRWTEPALPLTEKQLAPRTLTYKQVGDRTLQLDLYYPPGEGPFPVAIYAHGGAFVRGEREDMFCFSPIVDRLLELGVAVCSIDYRLFEDGSYFPDNLEDVRDALCFLNKEAEDLRILRGRMMVWGDSAGAALMLTTALAPTAFVGERDEGHMPLISGVIALYPPTNFLLFNFIQTWIAHIKFYKGGREEWRKLMTHVSPVTHLSSDAPPIMLLHGKKDPIVPFSQALHFVEKGADVGADVRLFSFPNGTHSLASFAQTENPLKIERLLERIERFTCQVLLLPPRQLSSEKHDTISHIS
- a CDS encoding metal ABC transporter solute-binding protein, Zn/Mn family codes for the protein MKKVIPALTVAFASASLLAACGSNSDSSTSNNKQTEVYTSTFATAAIAREIGGDQVSVKMIVPPGADPHSYEPTSKQLTEIAKGDLFLLTGTTLEPYSKKIQESLKGTDVRFIETSKDVTLLESDATLHAHEEEGHDDHATDEHAHEEEGHDHGKYDPHVWLDPINAKAMARSITIALSKEAPKDKATFEKNLEAFDQQADELDEQFKQAVADGSKKELLVTHAAYGYLAERYGFTQLPIAGISPSDEPSQKQLAALVKEARMHDLKYIAFEETVSPKVARVIQKEIGAESVTIHNLESVTKTQQNSSYFKLMEENVQTLKQALQ
- a CDS encoding Na+/H+ antiporter NhaC family protein, with protein sequence MNETITPNKWALLPLVVFLVLFIGAGIFYDDFYKFPILIAALIALIFAAITTKGSINQTVERIATGAGNPDIMIMVFIFLLAGTFSGTAEAIGAIDATVNAALTFLPPSLLMSGLFIIAAFISMAMGTSTGTIAALAPIAFGIHEATGINVAIAAAAVVGGSMFGDNLSFISDTTIAAVRTQKTNMRDKFRTNFMIVLPAAILTVILLAFVSGSGDVVEAKAFEFYKLIPYLAVIVLAIFGVNVILVLIGGTLLTGIIGMIDGSFGLSGFVLSMSEGMLGMAEISILTLLMGGLVSLITFNGGIAFLKETLTRKISQRRGAEFSMAALVSATNLATANNTISILVAGPLAAEIADTYEVDRKKSASILDIFSCGIQGIIPYGAQLLIAAELTKTASPELIPYLFYPFLLFICGSIAIFFGFPRMKKTSTKQEKISS